In the Palaeococcus pacificus DY20341 genome, one interval contains:
- a CDS encoding NAD(P)/FAD-dependent oxidoreductase gives MTQTLQYDVVVVGGGPAGLAAAVKAKELGLNVLLLDENEYLGGILPQCIHPGFGLHYFREELTGPEFSHRFVQKVKQLGVEYFTSARVLEIRNYSNLEKVVLFTSPKGVFEVWTKAIIYAAGARERHQFEIGITGDRVAGIYTAGEAQTLMDIYGVMPGKEVVIVGSGDVGLIMARRFSLEGANVKAVIELMPYPGGLARNVMILRDFNIPLFLSHKVIAVKGKGRVEKAVVVKVDENLREISGTEFEIECDTLVISAGLIPQVKPLKKIGVLIDPATGGPIVNELLETTVPGIFAAGNTLLINDLVDYVAEQGELAAYGAKIFIESGGIPSKRWIKIERGENIRLLAPHYLSGERDVYIYARVKKPMEDAVLRFPEINKKINLPVVKPAEMLRIRLKKEEIAKAGDRITMEVVQ, from the coding sequence ATGACTCAAACTCTTCAATATGATGTCGTTGTCGTTGGAGGTGGCCCAGCTGGCTTAGCTGCTGCAGTTAAGGCTAAAGAGCTCGGCTTAAATGTTCTTCTTCTCGATGAAAATGAATATCTAGGTGGAATACTTCCCCAATGCATCCACCCGGGCTTTGGTCTTCACTACTTTAGAGAAGAGCTAACAGGTCCTGAATTTTCCCATCGATTTGTTCAAAAAGTAAAGCAGCTTGGAGTTGAATATTTCACTAGCGCGAGAGTTTTGGAGATAAGGAACTATTCAAACTTGGAAAAGGTCGTTCTATTTACGTCTCCAAAGGGAGTTTTTGAAGTGTGGACAAAGGCGATAATTTACGCGGCTGGAGCGAGGGAGAGACATCAGTTTGAAATTGGAATCACGGGAGACAGAGTTGCTGGGATTTACACAGCAGGAGAAGCACAGACGCTCATGGACATTTATGGTGTAATGCCGGGCAAAGAGGTCGTTATAGTTGGCTCTGGGGATGTTGGTTTAATAATGGCACGCCGCTTTTCATTAGAGGGTGCTAATGTTAAGGCAGTGATTGAACTAATGCCATATCCAGGAGGATTGGCGAGAAACGTTATGATTCTTAGAGATTTCAACATTCCCCTCTTCTTGAGCCATAAAGTCATAGCAGTGAAAGGAAAAGGAAGAGTAGAGAAAGCTGTTGTTGTAAAAGTTGACGAGAACTTGAGAGAAATCTCCGGGACTGAATTTGAGATTGAATGTGATACACTAGTTATTTCAGCAGGGCTTATTCCTCAAGTAAAGCCATTGAAAAAGATAGGCGTTTTAATAGACCCGGCAACTGGAGGGCCTATAGTGAATGAACTTTTAGAGACCACGGTTCCGGGGATATTTGCTGCAGGAAATACGTTGCTCATAAATGATCTCGTAGATTATGTTGCAGAACAAGGTGAGTTAGCAGCATATGGAGCAAAGATATTCATTGAAAGCGGTGGAATTCCAAGCAAAAGGTGGATAAAGATAGAGAGAGGCGAAAATATAAGATTGCTCGCTCCACACTACCTCAGCGGTGAGAGGGACGTTTACATCTATGCGAGGGTCAAAAAGCCCATGGAGGATGCGGTGCTCAGATTCCCTGAAATTAATAAAAAAATTAATCTTCCAGTTGTGAAGCCTGCAGAGATGCTCAGAATAAGGCTCAAGAAGGAGGAGATAGCAAAAGCAGGGGACAGGATTACCATGGAGGTGGTTCAATGA
- a CDS encoding alpha/beta hydrolase, whose protein sequence is MIMELLFALILIFPAFVAFVGYKMVKPSRLVGEWTPKDVGLDYEEITITTRDGLKLKGWWIDRGSEKTILPLHGYTSSRWGFYIKPTIEMLAKAGYNVLAFDFRAHGESEGKYTTVGDKELIDLMSAVDWLKKEKPEKSKRIGLIGYSMGAMVTIRALSEDERVDVGVTDSPPMYLNKTGARGLKYFANLPKGLHIFVRPFTKLFSGGKEVNPIEYANKVRKPLLLIAGKKDVLVKVEEIKEFYEKNKAVNPNVELWITEAAHVRTIEATPKEYKKRVLEFFERYL, encoded by the coding sequence ATGATTATGGAGTTGCTGTTTGCTTTGATTTTAATTTTCCCTGCTTTTGTAGCATTTGTGGGTTATAAGATGGTGAAGCCCTCACGCTTGGTCGGGGAGTGGACTCCTAAAGATGTTGGCTTAGACTATGAGGAAATCACCATAACCACGAGAGATGGACTAAAGCTGAAAGGCTGGTGGATTGATAGAGGAAGTGAGAAAACAATTTTGCCGCTTCACGGTTATACATCGAGCAGGTGGGGCTTTTACATCAAGCCCACGATTGAAATGCTCGCTAAGGCTGGCTACAACGTCTTGGCCTTTGACTTCAGGGCCCATGGAGAGAGTGAGGGGAAGTACACTACGGTTGGGGACAAAGAACTCATTGACCTAATGTCCGCTGTTGACTGGCTCAAGAAAGAAAAACCCGAAAAATCGAAGCGCATCGGTTTAATAGGCTACTCGATGGGTGCTATGGTGACGATTAGGGCTTTGAGCGAGGATGAGCGTGTGGATGTTGGTGTAACGGACAGCCCGCCAATGTATCTCAACAAAACAGGTGCTCGAGGTTTAAAGTACTTCGCAAACCTTCCTAAAGGATTACACATCTTCGTCAGGCCATTTACAAAGCTCTTCAGCGGCGGCAAGGAAGTTAATCCAATAGAGTATGCCAACAAAGTCAGAAAGCCCCTCCTACTCATAGCGGGCAAGAAAGACGTCCTCGTCAAAGTTGAGGAAATCAAAGAGTTCTACGAGAAAAACAAAGCTGTAAATCCAAACGTCGAGCTCTGGATAACTGAGGCAGCCCACGTTAGGACAATTGAAGCTACTCCAAAAGAATACAAAAAGAGAGTTTTGGAGTTCTTTGAAAGGTACCTGTAA
- the tmk gene encoding dTMP kinase, whose product MGIFIVLEGIDGAGKSTQAKLLAKWFEEKGYEVVLTKEPTDTAFGKLIRRLVLTGGKEGIIDGARISHEAEALLFAADRAEHVHKLIKPSLEQGKVVISDRYFYSSLAYQWARGLDLNWLVDLNRFAVRPNLTILLDLPVKESMNRINGRKIKTEFDKIAELQRKVRKNYLTLAERFEEIRIINALASMEDIHNDIVALVEHEVLRRIEER is encoded by the coding sequence ATGGGTATCTTTATAGTGTTGGAGGGCATTGATGGCGCCGGAAAATCTACACAGGCGAAACTGTTGGCAAAATGGTTTGAAGAAAAAGGATATGAGGTCGTTTTAACGAAAGAACCTACAGACACTGCTTTTGGAAAGCTAATTCGAAGGCTCGTTCTCACTGGAGGTAAGGAGGGAATTATAGATGGTGCGAGGATTAGCCACGAGGCTGAAGCTCTTCTCTTTGCAGCTGATAGGGCTGAGCACGTCCATAAATTGATAAAGCCTTCTCTAGAGCAGGGAAAAGTTGTGATCTCCGATAGGTACTTCTATTCTTCATTGGCTTATCAATGGGCTCGTGGACTCGACTTGAATTGGCTTGTAGATTTAAACCGCTTTGCAGTTCGTCCAAACCTGACTATTCTCCTAGATTTGCCGGTTAAAGAGAGTATGAACAGGATAAACGGTCGTAAAATAAAGACAGAATTTGATAAAATTGCGGAACTTCAGAGGAAAGTTAGAAAGAACTATCTCACATTAGCAGAGCGCTTCGAGGAAATCAGGATAATAAATGCTCTAGCTTCAATGGAGGATATACACAACGATATAGTGGCGTTAGTGGAGCATGAAGTTTTGAGAAGAATAGAGGAGCGATAG
- a CDS encoding NAD(P)/FAD-dependent oxidoreductase encodes MKTKVAIIGAGISGASIARVLSKYENLEVHLIEKSPDVGWGVTKANTALIHGGYDDDSEKYPLRAELCIKGNRLWHQWVKELEIPHIWNGALIVALKEEDFDELETLLERGQKNGVPEMRMVGREEALALEPNLNPNALGGLWVPIVGQIGPIPAVIAIVENAVANGVKLHLETEVRGIKVENGEVKGVETNNGFIEADIVINAAGLYADEISKMAGIDYFEIHPRKGEYWIFDEDAGPKPKRVLFPTPTPISKGVVVTTEISGHLMIGPNAQDLPRKYKSDTGTTREGLEEVWEKAKQLWPKLPPRSKVIRTFAGLRPEPAEGDFIIKAEDEVFGFINVAGIRSPGLTSAPAIAYYVRDIIANDLGVRLKEKEKWNPYRKEITHFFMLQPSQINELVKKNPAYGKIVCRCNKVSEGDVLEAIKRMKFIGVKTPSVDSVKFRTKATSGTCQGSFCKVVIVQLLAREYGVPPWKVTLKGKGSEIGIGDVKVLLRGEVQ; translated from the coding sequence ATGAAAACCAAAGTGGCTATAATCGGTGCGGGAATAAGCGGTGCAAGCATTGCGAGAGTTCTCAGCAAGTACGAAAATCTTGAAGTTCACTTAATAGAAAAGTCTCCAGACGTTGGTTGGGGCGTCACCAAAGCTAACACGGCTCTTATTCATGGAGGTTATGACGATGATTCTGAGAAGTATCCACTAAGAGCAGAGCTTTGTATAAAAGGCAATCGTTTGTGGCACCAATGGGTTAAAGAGCTGGAAATTCCCCATATTTGGAACGGTGCTTTAATAGTTGCTCTCAAAGAGGAGGACTTTGATGAGCTCGAAACGCTCCTTGAGAGGGGACAAAAGAACGGCGTTCCTGAAATGAGAATGGTTGGTAGAGAAGAAGCTTTGGCTTTAGAACCAAACTTAAATCCCAATGCTCTTGGCGGCCTATGGGTGCCAATTGTCGGTCAAATAGGTCCAATTCCAGCGGTTATAGCGATTGTTGAAAATGCTGTCGCTAACGGTGTAAAACTGCATTTGGAGACAGAAGTCAGGGGAATAAAAGTTGAGAATGGAGAAGTTAAAGGTGTTGAAACTAATAATGGCTTCATTGAAGCTGATATTGTAATCAACGCAGCTGGACTCTATGCAGATGAAATCTCAAAGATGGCTGGAATTGACTACTTTGAGATTCATCCACGAAAAGGTGAGTACTGGATTTTTGATGAAGATGCTGGCCCCAAACCTAAACGAGTTCTCTTCCCAACTCCCACCCCAATAAGCAAGGGTGTCGTTGTTACAACTGAAATAAGCGGCCATTTAATGATTGGCCCAAATGCTCAAGATTTGCCCAGGAAGTATAAGAGCGACACGGGCACAACGAGAGAAGGTCTTGAAGAAGTGTGGGAAAAAGCTAAGCAGCTCTGGCCTAAGTTGCCCCCAAGGAGCAAAGTCATTAGAACTTTCGCTGGCTTGAGACCAGAACCAGCTGAGGGAGATTTCATAATAAAAGCAGAGGATGAAGTCTTTGGCTTCATAAACGTCGCTGGAATTCGCTCACCGGGATTAACCTCTGCTCCGGCAATTGCATACTATGTAAGGGATATAATAGCTAACGATTTAGGTGTTAGGCTGAAAGAGAAAGAAAAATGGAACCCATATCGCAAAGAGATTACACACTTTTTCATGCTTCAGCCGAGCCAAATCAATGAGCTCGTCAAGAAGAACCCAGCTTATGGTAAAATCGTTTGTAGGTGCAACAAGGTTAGCGAAGGGGATGTTTTAGAGGCTATTAAAAGGATGAAGTTTATTGGAGTTAAAACTCCCTCAGTTGATTCAGTTAAGTTCAGAACGAAAGCTACAAGTGGAACTTGCCAAGGAAGCTTCTGCAAAGTGGTGATAGTCCAATTGCTGGCAAGAGAATACGGAGTTCCTCCATGGAAGGTCACTCTCAAAGGGAAAGGAAGCGAGATTGGGATTGGAGACGTTAAAGTCCTCTTAAGGGGTGAGGTTCAATGA
- a CDS encoding ABC transporter permease: MKFRAIKGIVLKDLKELRREKMALFWIFIFPLMWITLFGTMWGGESPPITVDVGVVYTNESAPFTAYDIIEIMRNVTLEETNLFNVLEFEDETSAVEALKSGKIDAVVVFPKGFGTNLTSGKQARVYLYFDKSDPQDYQIVSGVVKGFFGEMEKEMKRRNLEMQLEYMESYLPKELIAEYNLTTEMIREYMLASAEPIVIEEKEVEGKTATPIQFYITSFIGIQFLFATMLTVGSGTLEEIEKGTLRRIAASPATAWDFLMGKMLSTFLIIMISIVVGLTYAKAVFGETIVPSALGWIIIFIASLFSMSLGLAIAMGTRSIKSTTAVVNFISMPLLFLAGIVVPESVLPKWAKPIVNYFPLGRALKDFRLLEIYHRPVSEIIPDVLGLALATLGTLVIAVALYNWAVKRLE; encoded by the coding sequence ATGAAGTTTAGGGCCATTAAGGGCATAGTTTTAAAGGATCTCAAAGAGCTCCGCAGGGAAAAGATGGCTCTCTTTTGGATATTCATATTTCCGCTCATGTGGATTACCCTATTTGGAACAATGTGGGGCGGTGAGAGCCCACCGATTACTGTGGACGTTGGAGTTGTTTACACAAACGAAAGCGCCCCATTTACAGCTTATGATATAATTGAGATAATGAGAAACGTAACACTTGAGGAGACAAACCTCTTCAACGTACTCGAGTTTGAAGACGAAACCAGTGCTGTTGAAGCTCTCAAAAGCGGAAAGATAGATGCCGTTGTAGTTTTTCCCAAAGGGTTTGGGACAAACCTCACGAGCGGTAAGCAGGCGAGAGTTTATCTCTACTTTGATAAGAGTGACCCCCAAGACTACCAAATAGTGAGCGGTGTTGTTAAAGGCTTTTTTGGAGAGATGGAAAAGGAGATGAAGCGCAGAAACCTTGAGATGCAGCTCGAATATATGGAGTCATACCTTCCAAAAGAGCTTATTGCAGAGTATAATCTCACCACAGAGATGATCAGGGAGTACATGCTCGCGAGCGCTGAGCCCATTGTGATAGAGGAGAAAGAGGTGGAAGGTAAAACAGCGACGCCGATACAGTTCTACATAACGAGCTTCATAGGGATTCAGTTCCTCTTTGCCACGATGCTAACTGTAGGTTCTGGGACACTGGAGGAAATTGAAAAGGGTACACTTAGGAGAATAGCCGCTTCACCTGCCACCGCATGGGACTTCCTGATGGGGAAGATGCTCTCCACGTTTTTAATTATAATGATCAGCATAGTTGTGGGGCTGACTTATGCTAAAGCTGTGTTTGGCGAAACCATAGTGCCGAGTGCCCTCGGATGGATCATAATATTCATCGCTTCGCTTTTCTCTATGAGCCTTGGCTTAGCGATCGCAATGGGAACGAGGAGCATAAAGTCAACGACAGCAGTGGTGAACTTTATATCAATGCCTCTGCTCTTTTTAGCTGGTATAGTTGTTCCGGAAAGCGTCCTTCCAAAATGGGCGAAGCCCATAGTGAACTATTTCCCTCTTGGCAGGGCTTTAAAGGATTTCCGCCTCTTAGAAATTTATCACAGACCAGTGAGTGAAATAATACCCGATGTCTTGGGGTTGGCCTTAGCAACACTTGGTACTCTGGTAATTGCGGTGGCACTTTACAACTGGGCAGTTAAGAGGCTGGAATAA
- a CDS encoding phosphohexomutase domain-containing protein: protein MEIYSSEKFNPEELALLGRAIGTVVQGTIIVGRDGRAISRYGKRAMVVGIVSTGTAVMDVRLIPLVILRDFAHKKGLPLAYVYYNQGVKVEVSGMDIDEVKAILDSKNFIEAHPNDIGAAIYYPNALDDFLHDIFKYHNFNIEGKVLVDCMNTPAALLFPRFNEHFGFEVEILNDMITSYVPPKPKEVFLQRLKKGDYLFGLRFKPEGIIEFYGKEKKIFTSTWKFLDYLKSISE from the coding sequence ATGGAGATATACTCTTCAGAGAAATTTAATCCCGAGGAGTTGGCATTGCTTGGAAGAGCTATTGGAACTGTAGTTCAAGGGACAATAATAGTTGGAAGGGATGGAAGAGCAATATCGAGGTATGGAAAAAGAGCTATGGTAGTTGGAATCGTCAGTACTGGAACTGCTGTTATGGATGTTAGGCTCATTCCATTGGTGATTCTCAGAGATTTTGCCCATAAGAAAGGTCTCCCATTGGCTTACGTTTATTACAACCAAGGTGTTAAAGTAGAAGTGAGCGGCATGGACATAGATGAAGTGAAGGCTATCTTGGACAGCAAGAATTTCATAGAGGCTCATCCAAATGATATTGGCGCTGCTATATACTATCCAAACGCTCTGGATGACTTTTTGCATGACATCTTTAAATATCACAACTTTAACATTGAAGGAAAGGTCTTGGTTGATTGCATGAACACTCCCGCTGCTCTGCTCTTCCCCAGGTTCAACGAGCACTTTGGCTTTGAGGTAGAGATACTCAATGACATGATAACAAGCTATGTCCCACCAAAACCTAAGGAGGTCTTTCTGCAGCGCTTAAAGAAAGGAGATTATCTCTTTGGCTTGAGGTTCAAACCTGAAGGCATCATAGAGTTCTACGGCAAGGAAAAGAAGATTTTCACAAGCACTTGGAAGTTTTTGGACTACTTAAAGTCCATCTCCGAGTGA
- the glpK gene encoding glycerol kinase GlpK produces the protein MDKVILSLDEGTTSARAIIFDRESNILGVGQYEFPQYYPKPGWVEHNPEEIWEAQLKAVKAALENAKVSPEQIAAIGVTNQRETTIIWDKNGKPVYNAIVWQCRRTAEMVEDIKRNYGEMIKAKTGLIPDAYFSASKIKWLLDNVPELRRKAEKGEVMFGTIDTFLIYKLTGEHVTDYSNASRTMLFNIKKLEWDEELLEIFGIPDAILPEVKESSEIYGYTKLFGKELPVSGDAGDQQAALFGQACFDEGMVKATYGTGNFILVNTGKELRYSKNLLTTIAWGFSGDVTYALEGSVFITGAAVQWLRDGIKIIKSAAETEELASKLASNEGLYFVPAFVGLGAPYWDQFARGLIIGITRGTSREHLVRATLEAIAYLTRDVVEEMEEEVPIKELRVDGGATGNSFLMRFQSDILGKRVIRPVVQETTALGAAYLAGLAVDYWESLEEIKALWKAEKVFEPKMSEDERGRLYKGWKEAVKRALGWAKVVGV, from the coding sequence ATGGACAAGGTTATACTTTCTCTCGATGAAGGAACAACAAGTGCGAGAGCTATAATCTTTGACAGGGAGAGCAATATTCTTGGAGTGGGGCAATATGAGTTTCCCCAATACTATCCAAAGCCTGGATGGGTGGAGCACAATCCAGAGGAGATATGGGAAGCTCAACTCAAAGCAGTAAAGGCAGCCCTTGAGAATGCAAAAGTTTCCCCCGAGCAGATAGCTGCGATTGGAGTTACAAATCAGAGGGAAACAACAATAATATGGGACAAAAATGGAAAACCAGTTTACAATGCAATAGTATGGCAGTGCAGGAGAACCGCTGAAATGGTAGAAGACATAAAGAGGAACTATGGAGAGATGATAAAGGCAAAGACGGGCCTGATACCGGACGCCTATTTCTCAGCTTCGAAGATAAAGTGGCTTCTTGACAACGTCCCGGAATTGAGGAGAAAAGCAGAGAAAGGAGAAGTGATGTTTGGGACGATTGACACATTCTTAATATACAAGCTCACGGGTGAGCATGTCACGGATTATTCAAACGCTTCTCGTACAATGCTTTTCAACATTAAAAAGCTTGAGTGGGATGAGGAGCTTTTAGAGATATTCGGGATTCCGGATGCTATTCTGCCAGAGGTAAAAGAATCGAGTGAAATTTATGGCTACACGAAGCTTTTTGGAAAGGAACTTCCTGTCAGTGGAGATGCAGGGGACCAGCAAGCTGCTTTGTTTGGCCAAGCGTGCTTTGATGAAGGAATGGTAAAAGCAACTTATGGCACCGGGAACTTTATCTTGGTGAACACTGGAAAAGAGCTCCGCTATTCAAAGAACCTGCTAACAACGATTGCATGGGGCTTTAGTGGAGATGTAACTTATGCACTTGAAGGAAGCGTGTTCATAACAGGTGCAGCTGTGCAGTGGCTTAGAGATGGAATAAAAATCATTAAAAGCGCAGCGGAGACAGAGGAACTTGCCTCAAAGCTTGCATCAAATGAAGGCCTCTATTTTGTGCCAGCATTTGTTGGACTTGGTGCCCCCTATTGGGATCAGTTTGCGAGGGGTTTGATCATTGGAATAACGCGCGGAACATCGAGGGAGCACTTGGTGAGAGCAACGCTTGAAGCTATAGCCTACTTGACAAGGGACGTTGTGGAGGAGATGGAAGAAGAGGTTCCCATAAAGGAGCTTAGAGTTGACGGTGGAGCAACGGGAAACAGCTTTTTAATGCGGTTCCAATCAGACATTCTAGGAAAAAGGGTCATAAGACCAGTTGTTCAGGAGACAACAGCTTTAGGAGCTGCTTATTTAGCGGGCTTAGCCGTTGACTACTGGGAGAGCTTGGAGGAAATTAAAGCTCTTTGGAAGGCTGAGAAAGTCTTTGAGCCTAAGATGAGCGAAGATGAAAGAGGGCGTTTATACAAAGGGTGGAAAGAGGCGGTAAAGAGGGCTTTGGGATGGGCCAAAGTAGTTGGAGTGTAG
- a CDS encoding ABC transporter ATP-binding protein: protein MHALEIKGLKKSYGNFLALKGIDLQVEEGEIFALLGPNGAGKTTLIRILAEGLKFDGGEIEVFGKKLSKKTARLIGYVPQESISYDLLTVEENLGFYADLYDAPREKVKELIKRFDLPAKKKAKELSGGFKRRLNLAISLLYEPKILILDEPSTGLDVPSRRQLWELIKGFKAEDKTILLATHYMEEAEALADRIAIMNEGRVVAVGTADELKALIGEESIIQVEGVLRGVEGIREISPRLIEKSGTLRIHVKNSREALPKIVELLISAGSEIKAIKVEEPTLEDVFLKLTGRALDEV from the coding sequence ATGCATGCTCTTGAAATTAAAGGCTTGAAAAAATCCTACGGTAATTTTCTTGCTCTGAAGGGAATAGACCTGCAGGTTGAGGAGGGCGAGATTTTTGCCCTTTTAGGGCCAAATGGTGCTGGTAAAACAACGCTTATAAGGATTCTTGCGGAGGGCCTGAAGTTTGACGGTGGGGAGATTGAGGTATTTGGGAAAAAGCTGAGTAAGAAAACAGCACGTTTAATAGGTTATGTTCCCCAAGAAAGCATTTCCTATGATTTGCTGACCGTTGAGGAAAACCTTGGCTTTTACGCGGATCTCTACGATGCACCTAGGGAGAAGGTCAAGGAGCTCATCAAGCGTTTTGATCTGCCAGCCAAAAAGAAAGCTAAAGAGTTGAGTGGAGGATTTAAGAGGCGTTTAAACCTAGCTATCTCACTTTTATATGAGCCCAAAATCCTGATTTTGGATGAACCTTCGACGGGTCTGGATGTTCCATCAAGAAGGCAGCTTTGGGAGCTCATAAAAGGCTTTAAGGCTGAGGACAAAACAATACTCCTCGCCACACATTACATGGAGGAGGCCGAGGCGTTAGCTGATAGGATAGCAATAATGAACGAAGGAAGAGTTGTGGCTGTCGGTACAGCGGATGAGCTGAAAGCCCTGATAGGGGAGGAAAGCATTATCCAAGTTGAAGGTGTTCTAAGAGGAGTCGAAGGAATTAGAGAGATATCCCCGAGGCTTATTGAGAAAAGCGGGACTCTCAGGATTCATGTGAAGAACTCGAGGGAAGCTTTACCGAAGATTGTCGAGCTTTTGATCTCTGCCGGAAGCGAGATAAAGGCCATTAAAGTGGAGGAGCCCACTCTGGAAGATGTATTTTTAAAGCTGACAGGGAGGGCTTTGGATGAAGTTTAG
- a CDS encoding nucleotidyltransferase family protein, with product MQAVLMAGGKGTRLLPLTVYRPKPMIPFFNRPMVEYILRSLVEMGVDEVFILVGYLKERIMDYFGDGSELGIEIHYSNKDNIKLGTAGATRKVVDMIDDTFMVVSSDVLTNLDLKALYEYHKKKKALATIALSQVEDPTQYGIAIVDSKNRITHFKEKPKPEEAFSNLVNAGIYVFEPEVFDLVPKGQEFDYSKNLFPKMLDENLPLYGFPFKEYWNDVGRPSSFLQAINDVFLGKLKLPEARVDTLKGNVEYGGAIFTGQRCRIRRFNVRGFAVIGDNVEIGRNVKIEHSVIFSNTVIEEGAEIKEAIIGENVYIGKGVLIKEGSVIGDNSVIEDFSKIGSNVKIWVESRIGKESIILPD from the coding sequence ATGCAAGCGGTTTTGATGGCGGGTGGAAAAGGGACGAGACTGTTGCCTCTCACGGTTTACAGACCTAAGCCGATGATTCCTTTTTTCAACCGCCCAATGGTTGAGTATATCCTCAGGAGCTTAGTTGAGATGGGCGTTGATGAGGTCTTTATTCTCGTTGGCTACCTGAAGGAGAGAATAATGGACTACTTTGGAGATGGAAGTGAGCTTGGGATAGAGATACACTATTCAAATAAGGACAACATAAAGCTCGGAACTGCAGGAGCAACTAGGAAAGTTGTTGATATGATAGATGACACTTTTATGGTGGTTTCCAGCGATGTTCTGACGAATTTGGATTTGAAGGCCCTGTATGAATACCACAAGAAAAAGAAGGCTTTGGCTACAATTGCTCTATCCCAAGTTGAAGATCCAACACAGTATGGAATAGCCATAGTGGATAGCAAAAACAGAATAACACACTTTAAAGAAAAACCCAAGCCTGAAGAAGCATTCAGCAACCTAGTGAACGCTGGGATATATGTATTTGAGCCGGAGGTTTTTGATCTAGTGCCAAAGGGCCAGGAGTTTGATTACTCAAAAAACCTGTTTCCGAAAATGCTCGATGAGAACTTGCCCCTTTACGGGTTCCCGTTTAAAGAGTATTGGAACGATGTTGGAAGACCTTCGAGCTTTTTGCAGGCTATTAATGATGTTTTCTTGGGCAAGCTAAAACTTCCAGAAGCTAGAGTGGATACTCTAAAGGGTAATGTGGAGTATGGAGGGGCGATATTTACCGGGCAGAGATGCAGGATTAGACGTTTCAACGTTAGAGGCTTCGCTGTGATAGGGGATAACGTAGAAATAGGGAGAAACGTTAAAATAGAGCACTCTGTGATTTTTTCAAATACTGTGATAGAAGAAGGTGCTGAGATTAAGGAGGCGATAATTGGGGAAAATGTCTATATAGGAAAAGGTGTTCTAATAAAAGAGGGAAGCGTTATAGGCGATAACAGCGTTATTGAGGACTTTAGTAAAATTGGCTCAAACGTTAAAATTTGGGTTGAGTCAAGAATTGGTAAGGAAAGTATAATCTTGCCTGATTGA
- a CDS encoding glycerophosphodiester phosphodiesterase family protein → MPRWDEKGILVLGHRGFMSRYPENSILAFQEAMKAGADGIELDVWLTKDGKAIVMHDESIDRTSNLSGKQKDMTIEEIKKADLGMGQRIPTLEEVFEALPKDALINIEIKDIDAAQEAVKVVHAFDAHDRVMISSFNVGALRKVRGYDKDVRLGLLIGDEGIVARIPKLKEELNLYSANVPMEAIPIIGFNKFKQALMWAKSLGLKIVLWTEIDDLYYQNDNLKRLIGIFDVIITDDVERMVNYLKSLGLR, encoded by the coding sequence ATGCCGAGATGGGATGAAAAGGGCATTTTAGTTTTAGGACATAGGGGCTTCATGTCAAGATATCCTGAAAATAGTATATTGGCTTTTCAAGAGGCAATGAAAGCGGGAGCGGATGGAATAGAGCTTGATGTTTGGCTGACAAAAGATGGAAAGGCAATAGTCATGCACGATGAGAGCATTGATAGGACATCTAACTTAAGTGGAAAGCAGAAGGATATGACCATTGAAGAAATTAAAAAAGCGGATTTAGGAATGGGGCAGAGAATCCCAACGCTTGAAGAGGTTTTTGAAGCCCTTCCAAAAGATGCTTTAATAAACATAGAAATTAAGGACATTGATGCTGCCCAGGAAGCTGTTAAAGTTGTTCATGCCTTTGATGCTCATGATAGGGTCATGATTTCATCTTTCAATGTTGGTGCTCTTAGAAAAGTCAGGGGATATGATAAAGATGTTCGTTTGGGTCTTTTAATTGGTGATGAAGGAATAGTTGCTCGGATTCCAAAGCTTAAGGAAGAGCTCAACTTATATTCAGCAAATGTCCCGATGGAAGCCATTCCAATTATTGGCTTTAATAAGTTCAAGCAAGCTTTAATGTGGGCGAAGAGCTTAGGGCTGAAGATTGTTCTTTGGACAGAAATCGATGATCTTTACTATCAAAACGACAATTTAAAACGCTTGATTGGAATTTTTGATGTTATTATTACGGACGATGTTGAAAGAATGGTTAACTATCTGAAGAGCCTGGGGTTGAGATAG